The Candidatus Binatia bacterium region CCGGTGCGAGCATCACCAGAGCCAGGGGCACAAAGAAGCCAGTAAGGAGCAGCGCACCACCAATGATCTCGGTACTCATGATGAGCGGCAGCATGTAGCCCGTCGCCGCAAGTGCGCCGAAGAAGGCACCCGCGGCTGGTGGCTGCGCAGGCGTAGGAAGGAAGTGAAGCAGGCCGTTCATTCCGAAGACAAAGAAGATGAGACCGAGAAAAGTGCGCAGGATGATTGTGATCGTTCTCATGGTGTCCCCTTTCGCCACGAACCACTGATCCGTTTCAGACAGACGCCATACCAAATCCGCTCTCACGTCAATAATGCGTGCTCACAGATAGGGACAGCCACGAGGCTGTTTGTTTGCGACCCGCTCGGCGGCGGCGTAGTAAGGCAAGACCATGTGCGGCCGTTTCTCTCGCACGAGCGGGCGCGAGGTCCTCGCCGAGGAGTTCGGTGTAGTGCGGTTCGCAGACGTCGATTTTCGCCCACGATACAACATCGCGCCGAGTCAAACCGTCGAGGCGATTCTCCGTGACGGCGTGGAGAAGCGCCTCGAGCTCATGCGGTGGGGCTTCACTCCCTCGTTCGCGAAGGAACCGAAGCTCGCGCCGATCAACGCGCGTGCCGAGACGGTCGCCACCTCGCCGATGTTCCGTGATGCCTTTGGGCGACGGCGCTGCCTGATCGTCGCCGACGGCTTCTATGAGTGGCGCAAGGACGAGCGGCGGAAGACGCCGCACTTCATTCACCTGCGTTCCGGCCGGCCGTTCGGCTTCGCCGCTATCTGGTCCTCACACCCCGCGGCAGCGGGGACGCAGTTGGCGACCGGCGCGATCCTGACCTGCGCGCCGAACGAGCTCATGGTACCGATTCACAACCGCATGCCGGTGATCCTGCCCGCAGCCGCGCGCGACCGGTGGCTTGATCCGAGCGCCGGAGAGGACGATCTCCGAGCCCTGCTGGTGCCGCTCCCGTCCGAAGAACTGGAAGCCTACGAGGTTTCCACTTTCGTGAACTCGCCGCGAAACGATGCGCCGGAGTGTGTGCGCCGAGTTCCGAGCTGAGCGACGAGAGACTTAGCCGGCTGCTCTGAAAAACCCCAGCAAATGCTTCGACAGGCATGTCCTGAGCAACGTCGAAGGGTGCTCAGACCCTTTTTCAGCAACCTCTTGGAACGACAGCGTGGGGGCTCAGGCGCGCGCGCCGCCGGGCGTGAATTCGCAGCGCATGTGCTTGATGCCGTGAATGAAGAACGAGGTCAGCCGGTTCGGCTCGCCTGTCACATGCAGGTCCGGCAGGCGCTCGAAGATCTCGCGGAACATCACCGTGATCTCGCGCCGCGCCAGGTGCGCGCCGAGGCAGAAGTGCGGCCCCGGCCCGCCAAAGCCGACGTGCTCGTTCGGATCACGCCGCACGTCGAAGCAGTAGGGTTGCTCAAACACCGCCTCGTCGCGGTTGCCGGAGCAGTACCACAACACCACTTTCTGTCCGGCGCGGATGGGTTGCCCGCTCAGCACCGTGTCGCGCGTCGCCGTGCGGCGAAAGTGAATCACCGGCGTCGCCCAGCGGACGATCTCCTCCACCGCCCTCGGGGCGACCGCCTCGAAATCGGCCTGCCAGATGGCCCGTTGCTCGGGGTAGTCGCACAGCGCCTTCATGCCGTGGCTGATGGCGTTCCGAGTCGTCTCGTTGCCCGCGACCACCAGCAGCACGAAAAAAGAACCCAACTCCTGGCCGGTCAAGCGCTCGCCGTCGACCTCCGCGGTCAGCAGCGCCGAGGTCAGGTCGTCGGTCGGATGCTGGGCACGCACACGGCCGAGATCCTGCACCAGCTCCGACAGCTCGGCACCGGCCTGCAGCAGGGCCGGGATGATCTGCAGGGGCTCGGCAACGTACTCGGGATCGCCGGCGCCGAGGATGACGTTGGTGCGGTCGAAGACGAACCGGTACTGGCTCTCGGGGATACCCATCATGTTGCAGATGATCTGCAACGGCAGCGCCGCGGCGATCTCGGTGACGAAGTCGCCTTCGCCCTTGTCGATCACCGTATCGATGACGTGTGCGGCCGTTTGCCGCACGTCCGCTTCCAGCCGTTGCACCATGCGCGGTGAGAAGCCGCGTGACACGATACGGCGCAGCCGAGCGTGGCGTGGGTCGTCCATGTTGATCATCGAGCCGAAGAACTCGCTAAGGTCGCCCGGCAGGTCGGTGATGTTGGTGCCGTTCCCGGAGCGGAAAATGTCCGGCGAGCGGCTCACTTCGAGAATGTCGGCGTGCCGCGTGAGCGCCCAGTAACCGGGTCCGCGCGGAAACGGCAGCCCCTCGATGTACGGCTCCTCGTGAAAGGAGATCGGCCGCTCGGCGCGCAAGGTGGCGAAGGCCCCCTCCCGCTCCTCGATCGGTCGCAACCAGAACGCCTGCTCCGACAGGTTGATCTCATCAACCGACAGCACGGGCCTCGGCTTCATGGTTATGCTCCCTCGTTGTCAGTAGATGATGCTCTTATGCCACGGGGACCACGCTCGCGCCAGCCGGCCGGGCGTAAACCGCGTGGCTGCGCGTGGGCAGGCCATCATTCAAAAGGTCTGACCGAACGACAGGTACACCAGTCCCGTCTCCTCATCACTGAATCCGACATCGATCCGTGCCACCAGGGCGTTCGATAACGCGATCCGCAACCCGCCACCGTAGCTGTACTGGAAGTCGCTCAGAACGCGATCGAAGATGCTGCGGTTGATTCTGAATTCTTCACTGACGTCGGTATGATTGAGGAACACGCGCCCACCATCGCCGAACACCACGCCGTCCAGCTTCACGTGCCACAGATCAAAGAAGTCGAACTGCGTCAGGAGGCAGCGGAGCTCGCCGTTCAGCAGCACCCTCTCTTTGCCCAGGAACCGATGCGGAAAGAAGCCACGCATGCTGTCCTGGCCGCCCAGCTCCTCCAACTCCCAAAACGGGACCTCGTTATCGGGGCCGTCGATATAGGCACCGTTCGCGCGGATGCCGGCGATCAGGCGCTTGTCGAAAAAGGAACGCAGGTAGCCGACATCGACGACGTAACGGGTGAATTCAAAGTCGCTCAAGGCCGCCTTGTTGGTGTGCGCGACCTTGAGGATCACACGCCAGCCGCGCGTGGGCCGCATGACGTCATCGCGGTTGTTCCACACCAGCGATAAAGCCAGCCGGTTCGTCAGGCCGCCATTGATCCCCGTCATATCCGCGAACTTCTCCTGTGTCAGCGGCAGACCGTCTTTCCGCTTGCTGCGACCGATATCCACCCGGCGCAGCCCGACGGCGAGGTTGAAGGCCAGCTGATCGAACGGACGCCAGCCAACAACCAGACCGCCAGCCAGTTCCTGGAATTCGTGGGTCGACGGCAGATATGGATCCCGGCTCAAATCGTTGTTTCCGAGGCCGAAAAACTCACGCTGCGGATCGAAGTAGTACTTGCCGCGCAAGAGAATCAGCAACCGATCCTCGAGCAGATGCGGGGAGCCCAGGGACACCGACACCGACCGCTGCTGATTCATCGCATACGTCGCTTCGAAATCCAGAGTAGCGCCGCTCTGCAGGAGGTCGCGGTGCGCGAATTTGGCGCCGGCAAGGGCGCCCGTGTCGGGTGCATAGCCCAACTCCGGAAGAATCGCCCAGCTGCGGGATTGCGCCACCTCCCCGCGCCCGGTCGTCGGGTATACCGAAGGCAGGAAGTCGGAGATACTCTCTTCCGCTTCCAAATCCTCGAGCCC contains the following coding sequences:
- a CDS encoding BamA/TamA family outer membrane protein yields the protein MALVLVLAAQRTHGLEDLEAEESISDFLPSVYPTTGRGEVAQSRSWAILPELGYAPDTGALAGAKFAHRDLLQSGATLDFEATYAMNQQRSVSVSLGSPHLLEDRLLILLRGKYYFDPQREFFGLGNNDLSRDPYLPSTHEFQELAGGLVVGWRPFDQLAFNLAVGLRRVDIGRSKRKDGLPLTQEKFADMTGINGGLTNRLALSLVWNNRDDVMRPTRGWRVILKVAHTNKAALSDFEFTRYVVDVGYLRSFFDKRLIAGIRANGAYIDGPDNEVPFWELEELGGQDSMRGFFPHRFLGKERVLLNGELRCLLTQFDFFDLWHVKLDGVVFGDGGRVFLNHTDVSEEFRINRSIFDRVLSDFQYSYGGGLRIALSNALVARIDVGFSDEETGLVYLSFGQTF
- a CDS encoding DoxX family membrane protein — its product is MRTITIILRTFLGLIFFVFGMNGLLHFLPTPAQPPAAGAFFGALAATGYMLPLIMSTEIIGGALLLTGFFVPLALVMLAPVIVNIVAFHLFLAPGGLPLAIVVAALELTLAWLHREAFRSLG
- a CDS encoding cytochrome P450, producing the protein MKPRPVLSVDEINLSEQAFWLRPIEEREGAFATLRAERPISFHEEPYIEGLPFPRGPGYWALTRHADILEVSRSPDIFRSGNGTNITDLPGDLSEFFGSMINMDDPRHARLRRIVSRGFSPRMVQRLEADVRQTAAHVIDTVIDKGEGDFVTEIAAALPLQIICNMMGIPESQYRFVFDRTNVILGAGDPEYVAEPLQIIPALLQAGAELSELVQDLGRVRAQHPTDDLTSALLTAEVDGERLTGQELGSFFVLLVVAGNETTRNAISHGMKALCDYPEQRAIWQADFEAVAPRAVEEIVRWATPVIHFRRTATRDTVLSGQPIRAGQKVVLWYCSGNRDEAVFEQPYCFDVRRDPNEHVGFGGPGPHFCLGAHLARREITVMFREIFERLPDLHVTGEPNRLTSFFIHGIKHMRCEFTPGGARA
- a CDS encoding SOS response-associated peptidase; this encodes MCGRFSRTSGREVLAEEFGVVRFADVDFRPRYNIAPSQTVEAILRDGVEKRLELMRWGFTPSFAKEPKLAPINARAETVATSPMFRDAFGRRRCLIVADGFYEWRKDERRKTPHFIHLRSGRPFGFAAIWSSHPAAAGTQLATGAILTCAPNELMVPIHNRMPVILPAAARDRWLDPSAGEDDLRALLVPLPSEELEAYEVSTFVNSPRNDAPECVRRVPS